AGGTGACGTCCAGCGCGGGCTTGCGCGCGTTGCAGCCCGCGTTGTTTACGAGGATGTCGATATGGCCATAGTGGGCATGGGCCGTTTCGATGGCCTGCTGGATGCTCGCGTGATCGCGCACATCGAGCGGCACGGGAAAAGTGCGACGACCCAGGGCCTCGATCTCGGCTTGAAAGGGAGCGAGGGTGCCGACATCACGACTGGTGATAACAAGGTCGGCCCCGGCACGGGCCAGAGCGCGGCCCATGTACTGGCCGAGGCCCCGGCTGGTGCCGGTGACCAGGGCGACTTTGCCGGTGAGATCGAAAGGGTTGGGGGTCATTGATGCAACTTTCCAGTTGTGAAATGCTGATTGGGGACAATGTAAGGATACGTACAATCTTCATCGCCTCCCCGTTTTAGCGACGGGCGCCAACGTGGGTTAGGCTTCCAGCCTGACACAAGGCCCACGTTGTCTATCGGAGGACCCAAATCGTCTTTGGGATACTCGGCAAGAGTGAAGGCGCGGACAGGGCCTTCAGCGTTTAAAGCAGCCCTGAGGTCAAGCTGGAAGCTTAACCCACCTTGGCGCGCCTTCCCATGATAGGCCGCTCTACAGGATCCGAATTGTCTAATCATGACTGGGATTTGTTTGGGCAAAGTACCACCTTCATCAAACCGGGCTCTTTATTGTAGAGCCGATCAAACCAGGCCGCGCCTTCCGCCAATGGGGCCACGGCGCTCATGAGGGGCGACACATCGATGGCGCCTCGGGCGATCATGTCGAGGCAGGCGGGGTATTCGCCTTGCGATGCACAGACGCCGAGCAGGGTGATTTCACGGGTGACGGCGAGTTGCAGGGGGAAGTCGATTTTGGGCGACAGGTTGCCCACGAGGGTGATGGAGCCGCCCTTGCGCACACATTGAAAAGCCGAAGCAACGGTCGCGCCGATGCCCACGCATTCGAAGGCGCGATCCGCGCCGCGACCGTCGGTGAGCGACAGCACTTGTTCCGCGAGCGTTTCGGAGCTCGCGTTGAAGCCGTGGTCCGCGCCGAGTGTCATTGCGAGGGCGAGCTTATTGTCATCCACGTCGACGGCGATAATGCTGCCGCACCCGGCGAGGCGCAGGGCCTGGATCACCAGCAGTCCAATCATGCCCGCGCCGTAAACGACAACGGAATCGTTGAGCGCCATCGGTGTGCGGTTGACTGAGTGAAAGGCGATGGATACGGGCTCGACCATCGCGGCTTTTTCGAAGGAGAGGTCGTCGGGCAGGCGATAGAGTATATGCTGAGGCACAACGACATAATCCGCGAAGGCCCCGTGCTGGCGGTAGTCCTCGCAGGAGACGCCGAGCACGCGGCGGTGGTCGCAGAGGTTGATCTCGCCGCGACGGCAGAAGAAGCAGGCACCGCAAGAGATCGTGGAGTCGAAAGTGACGCGATCACCAACGGACCAGCGGCGCACGTTGCTCCCGACGGCGGCAATCGTGCCGGCCGCCTCATGGCCCATGATGATCGGTGGACGGCGGCGTCCCGTGCTGCCGTCCATGCCGTGAACGTCGCTGCCGCAGATGCCGCACGCCGCCACGGCAATGAGGACGTCCTCGGGACCGGGCGCTGGATCGGGCGCGGTGGTGTAATTAAATCGCTTGTAGTCTTCGAGGATGAGGGCTTTCATGGGAGGGAGCGGCGTACCTTAGTGTTGGGAAAAATGGGTCTTATGGGTCTTATGGGTCGTATTGACTATTTCATTGGGCTGATACGATCTATACGACCCATTCTTCTTCGCGTCTCTGCTTACAAATAGTCGCCTAACTTAAACACACACACAAATCCAAACAGCACGAATGCGGCCGCGAGGCCGACGCCGATGATCGGGTTGGGCCTCACCAGGTGGCGCAGTTCTTCGCGGAAGTACCTGGGCATGACGCGATAGAGCACCCAGCCCACCACGGCCGCCTGGATGGGCGTGAGCAGCAGACCGTCCAGCACCGCGCCCGTCTTTACGAGGAGCACGGGCTGGTGTCCCTGAAAGAAAAGGATGAGCATATTTGAAATGCCGATGAGCAGGAGAAAGGCCTGAAACTGTTGCTTCCACTCCCAGCGTTGGGAAACGGGGAAAAGCAGCCGCGTGCAGTCGGCCAGGAGTCGCGGCCATCCCGCAAACTGGCCCATCATGGTGCTGATCATGGCGGCAAGTCCCGCGATGATAAACAAGAACGCGCCGACCTGGCCCCACTGCTCGCTGAAAATATTGGAAAGCTGAAAGGCCACTTCCGCGCCATCCGGTTTGAGCTGTTTGGGCCCGAGCACGCCCGCGCCCGCAATCATAAACGCCATGGTCACCAGGATGCCCAGTATGACAGCCGACACCGCGTCCACCGTCACCGCCCGCCGCCACCCGCCGATGCGCTTCAGTTCTTCCTCGCCAAGGGCGGCGAGCTCGGCCTCGTCCAGCGGCTTTCCATAGCCGCGGCCGCCGGTCATTCCGTAGCCCGCGCCGATCACCCAGTAGGTGTACCACACCTGGCTGGCGAATCCACCGGCGGCCCAGCCCAGGAGGGGCATGATTTCTTGCCAGGGGGATGCGCTCGCGCCGGGATCGAGGGCCCAGGCGGGCGTCTGGGGAAGATGAAAGCCAAAGACCCCTCCGAGCACCGCGCCGAAGCCGGGCCAGGTGGTCCAGGCTACCGCCACGGTGCCCGCGATAATGGCGAGCACCAGGAGCGACATAATCTGTTTCAGGGGGCCAAAGAGCCCGCTCCAGACGACGAAGATCACCATCAGGGCCGACAGCGCCGCGAATACGGCGGATGGCACACCGGGAATCAGGTAGTGGGCGAAGGCCCCGGCCGCACTGGCCACGGCCGACGTGGAGATCATCCCGGAGCAGATCTGGCCGATGAACACGGGCCATATGACCCAGTTGCGCGGTCCGGGCGCGCGACTGAGCATGTCGATCATGCCTTCGCCCGTGGTGACGGTGTAATGCGCGCCCGCGAGGCCAATCCAGAATTTCGTGAAGATGGCCATCACCGGCACCCACAGGATGGCGACGCCGAAGATGGCGCCGGAGCGGGTGGACAGAATAACTTCGCCGGTGCCGATGTATTCCCCGCACCAGACCAGGCCGGGGCCGATGGCGAGCAACAGCATCCAGCCGCGCGGCGGAACGGCAACCGCATTGGATTTCTCGTGATGATTCGTCATGGTGGTGCGCTCTCTCCCTGCCCGGCCAGACCCATGCGCGGGGTGTCCGCGCAAAACCCGCTAAGCTTATCGGAACCGGGCCCGGGTATCAATTTTCGGCCACTGGACGATCATTGCAACCTCCCTCTCCCGCACTCCATAATGGGCGGGAATCCACAAGGCACCACGGGGCCAGGCCCCTTGAAAGGAATCAATATGAAACACCTCACCTCCCTGACTCAGGCTCCCCAGCCTGCCGAATCCATCTTCCGCGCCATGCTTGAGACCAAGCGCGAGCTGATGGAAGACAATTCCTTGTTGAAACAGCTTTTCTGATCAAGGCGCATACCCAGGGGATTCCTCATGAGCGACAAGAGCGAGCGCGATATCGAAAAGGTTTACTCCACCGCCGACTATGTGGCCAAACTGCGTCGGCTGGCCGACGCATTGGAATCGGGCGACAAGTTTGAAATCCAAATCGCCGGCGAGCGCATTTATGTGCCCGTTCGGGCCGAATTCAGCATCGAGCACGAGCGCGGCGAGGACGAAGAAGAGATCGAGTTTCAGATCCGCTGGAAGCGGGAAGTCTGATCTCCATTCCCGAATTCACCTCGGTGTTCGAGCCTTATTCTTCCCTTTCCAGGCCCAGACGGAGCGTGAGGAACTCGTCCATCGCACGACACACCCCCATCAGGCTCGCATCGATCTCCGCGGGGCTCAGGCCATGTCCGACGAGACGCTCGACGCCTTCGCGGTGTTCATCGCGCATTTCTCCGAGCGTCGTTCCCGAGCTGTGTCGCGCCAGGATGCGCAGACTGCGGAAACTACCCTCGCTCAACCCGTTGCCCGTCGTGAGCGACGTTTTGTCCTCGAAACGGGTCGTGAAGTCGTGCCATTGTTGTCCATAGGGCAGGAGGTAGTTCGCGCTGTACGTCTTCTCGGCCGCGTTGGCATAGCACCGCAGAATGCCTCCGCCCACTTTTTCACACACCACCGCGCCGAGCAACCTATAGCCCAGTTCCGCCATCTCCTTGTCGGTTTCGCGAAAGGTTTTCGCCTTTGCGCGCATCATCGTGTCCATCGACCTGGCCTTATAGTCCGCCTCCAGAAATCGGCTCGACTCACCGGCGTAGATCACGTTCTCCGTGGCCGGTAGAGCGTTCTCCCGGGCCATCTCTTCCTCGAACTTTCGCCAGTCTCTGAATTTCGTTGCGTTGTGGCGCTCGATCTTCGAGAAATCCCACCGCTCTTTGAGCCGGTGACGGAAGAAGAGCCCGCAGAGCACTTCGGTCTCCCGCCGATCACCGGGATAGAGCTGTAATCCCTCCCGGCGTGGCGGATCGTTGCAAAGCACCATGTGCCGGGCCGCGCCATGGAGAACGGCCTCCACTTCGGATTCGTCCCGCGCCGTTACGGGAGCGCGCGATTCCGCCCCGCGAAAAAGCTCCAGCATCCAGCGCACATCATCGGATGACATCGGTGTGGAGGCGGATTCAATCAACCACGCCCCTTCCTCCACGCGGCCCGCCATTCGTGTTCTGGCGCACTCTCCCTTCCCAAGCAGCTCCAGCCTCGCACCGTCGGGCAGCGAAGCGAAGAGCTCGCCGAGCCGCTGTCGGGCTCTGGGCATAATGGCGGTATTCATGCCGTCCAGCGTGATGTTTACACCGAAGCCCTTCTTGACCGGCGTACAGGTCGTGTAGCTTGGTGTCTTGCACGCGGGCCAGTCCAGCGCGCTGTCGAAGCGAACACAGACCGCGTAGGCGGGGTAGGTGTCCTGGTAGAACGTCAGGCGCGCCATCAGAAACAACGCGTGCAGGGGAACCCGCGCCGGACCACCCTCCAGCGCGTGCAACGGGAGTTTTCCCGCCGCCCTGATGATTCGCAGCGCGGGGTCCTCCGGCGGCTGCGGCGTTTCCACACGTTCAAACTCCTCCAGGGCCTCGGCAAACTTCGGGCCGAGGCCGAGGTGGTGAAGGAAGCGCCAGAGATTCCCGATATCGCTTTCGCGCTCTCCATCGCTGAGATTCTGGCCAGTCAGAATGCGCAGAACCTCGACACGATCATGGGGTATGGAGAATTGTGTGAGCGCATCCGCGATATACTCCCCGTGGAGCGCGAGGAAACGCGGGTAGACCTCCTCATCCGGACAGCCCGCCAACTCCGCCAGCATGGCGTCGGGAAGAGGGATGCCGCTCTCACTGTAGCACGCGGCGATATACGCCAGCGGCGAAGTTTCACCGGAATCCTCCTCCTCCTCCTCGTCATATTCGTCGTTGTCGTCAAGATCATCCGAGTAGGCCTCAAAGAACTCATCTTCGAACTCGAGCGACGGAAGGCGCTTCGCAGGCAATGCAGGGAAGCCGGGCAACGCCACCGATACGACCTCGACGTCCTCCTCCCCCTCGTCGTCCTCATCGAGGTCAACCCAGTCAGACTGGACTTCGGCGGGAACGACCGCATAACCGATCCACTGGAATTCGTGGACCGTATCAAAGGGCGCGACGCCTTTCGCGCGGACGTGCAGACGCCAGCGGCAGGCATCCTCCGTCGTCGTAAGAAAACCGGGCCCATCCAGTGATGCGAGGGCCGTTACGAGGTCATCCGCGCCCGTGGTCCAGACCGAAGCCATGGCCCAGCACCAACCGTTGGCCTCCTCGACCTCCGATACGTTTAATCCGGCCAGCGCGGCGGTGAAGGCTTCGGGCGCGGTGTTGCGCGCGGCGACGATGTGTCTGCGGATGGCCATGGAGAATCCCTTTGTCTGGAACTGAAAGGATGGTCAGGAACTCTATACTGCGCTATCATCCTACGCGGGTATCGCGGGACAGTTCAATACCCTTGGGGAGAAGAGAGAGGGGCGGCGTCCGGCCTACAGGCCTCCGAGCCGCCGCATCAGGTACAGGTCGATCATGCGGCAGGCACCTTGAAGGCTGCCATCGATAGAAGTCGGGTTCAGACTGTGTTTCTTGATACGGGCGACGCCAAGGGTGTGTTCTTCGTAAAGTTTTTCCAAAGTCAGGCTTGGACGGCTTTGAGTGAGAATCCGAAGGCTGCGAAAACTGCCCTCACTCTCCCCCGTGGTGGTGATCAGCAGTGTTGCGTCGTCAAACAGGGTGTAGAAATCAATCCATGTCGTTCCTGCCGATTGGGCATGATAAAAGCCAAAGATCCCTATCGTCCCATTCGCATAGCAGCGGCGTATGCCCGGTTCGGCGCGCTCGCAAATGACCGCGCCAGCACAGGTAAAGCCGAGCGCCGCCATCGTCTCATCCACATGCTTGAAATTCTGCGCGGCATTTCTCATATCGCGTTCCATAGCGCGGGTGCTAGAGTCCGCCTGATAAAATCGGCTTGCCTGACCGTCGAGTACCATTTGCTTCGAAGCGGGCTGGGCAAACTCCCGCGCGGTCTTGGAGTCGAGCGCCTTGACGCGCTTCAAGAGATCGACCTGGCGCAGATCGAACGCGGAAAAGTTCCACCGGTGCCCGAATCGATGGCGAAACAGCAACTGGCCGATGCTTTCCGCTTCGGCAGCTTCACGGGGAAGCAGCGCAAGCCCTTCGCGACGGGGTGGTGTCTTGTAAAACACACTGTGCCCTGATGACGCAAGGAGGATGGCCTCCATCTCGCGGTCATCCCGCATGACTTGCGGCCTCCGTGCTTCTGCTGTTCGGAACAAGGCAAGAATTTCATCCATGTCATCATTGGCCAGAGGCACCGAGGCGGCTTCCAGCCGCCACTGATCGCCCTCCACCTGTCCGGACAGGCGCATGCGCTCATACGCGCCGTTGAGGAGGAGCTCCAGGCGTGCGTCTGGCGGAAGATGCCTAAGCAGTCCGCCCAGACGGCACCGTTCATTGTGCGCGCATTGATGCGGGCCGTTCCCGACAAAAAGGCAGAAGCCATCGGACATGGACGTGTATGCGGCGTAAGGCGGTATCCACGCC
The sequence above is a segment of the Candidatus Hydrogenedentota bacterium genome. Coding sequences within it:
- a CDS encoding amphi-Trp domain-containing protein; protein product: MSDKSERDIEKVYSTADYVAKLRRLADALESGDKFEIQIAGERIYVPVRAEFSIEHERGEDEEEIEFQIRWKREV
- a CDS encoding Nramp family divalent metal transporter; this encodes MTNHHEKSNAVAVPPRGWMLLLAIGPGLVWCGEYIGTGEVILSTRSGAIFGVAILWVPVMAIFTKFWIGLAGAHYTVTTGEGMIDMLSRAPGPRNWVIWPVFIGQICSGMISTSAVASAAGAFAHYLIPGVPSAVFAALSALMVIFVVWSGLFGPLKQIMSLLVLAIIAGTVAVAWTTWPGFGAVLGGVFGFHLPQTPAWALDPGASASPWQEIMPLLGWAAGGFASQVWYTYWVIGAGYGMTGGRGYGKPLDEAELAALGEEELKRIGGWRRAVTVDAVSAVILGILVTMAFMIAGAGVLGPKQLKPDGAEVAFQLSNIFSEQWGQVGAFLFIIAGLAAMISTMMGQFAGWPRLLADCTRLLFPVSQRWEWKQQFQAFLLLIGISNMLILFFQGHQPVLLVKTGAVLDGLLLTPIQAAVVGWVLYRVMPRYFREELRHLVRPNPIIGVGLAAAFVLFGFVCVFKLGDYL
- a CDS encoding galactitol-1-phosphate 5-dehydrogenase, with the protein product MKALILEDYKRFNYTTAPDPAPGPEDVLIAVAACGICGSDVHGMDGSTGRRRPPIIMGHEAAGTIAAVGSNVRRWSVGDRVTFDSTISCGACFFCRRGEINLCDHRRVLGVSCEDYRQHGAFADYVVVPQHILYRLPDDLSFEKAAMVEPVSIAFHSVNRTPMALNDSVVVYGAGMIGLLVIQALRLAGCGSIIAVDVDDNKLALAMTLGADHGFNASSETLAEQVLSLTDGRGADRAFECVGIGATVASAFQCVRKGGSITLVGNLSPKIDFPLQLAVTREITLLGVCASQGEYPACLDMIARGAIDVSPLMSAVAPLAEGAAWFDRLYNKEPGLMKVVLCPNKSQS